The Commensalibacter nepenthis genome has a window encoding:
- the folP gene encoding dihydropteroate synthase, whose translation MQDNLFLEPMAFLYDDVAEQAIYKKHAYPFLGQQNLAFSMVRQISDCQNHPALSTDLFPTIWQQQINRLSSPLPMAGLPAGPLVMGILNITPDSFSDGGKYYQLNDAVCAGHQMVKDGAAIIDIGGESTRPGSIPITPQEECERILPVIKQLQGCGALISVDTRHAQTMYYALEAGANIINDISALDDPESAKIIAQAKCPVILMHMRGTPQTMGNHATYDNVVYVVLSELSNKIQKAEQAGVLRNQIIIDPGIGFAKNQQHNLLLIKHFSVFANLGCRLLLAVSRKRFIKEIMSNIDSDHYDWGTMVASLPFMMVGNGIIRVHNVPAMVQTMKIWQALH comes from the coding sequence ATGCAAGATAATTTATTTTTAGAGCCAATGGCGTTTTTATATGATGATGTTGCTGAGCAAGCGATATATAAAAAGCATGCCTATCCTTTTTTGGGTCAGCAAAACCTAGCGTTTTCAATGGTAAGGCAAATCAGTGATTGTCAAAATCATCCTGCTTTGTCGACGGATTTATTTCCAACAATATGGCAACAACAAATAAATCGGTTATCATCTCCATTACCGATGGCGGGTTTGCCTGCTGGTCCGTTAGTTATGGGAATATTAAATATTACCCCAGATAGTTTCAGTGATGGTGGTAAGTATTATCAACTTAATGATGCTGTTTGTGCAGGTCATCAAATGGTAAAAGATGGCGCTGCGATTATTGATATTGGTGGTGAAAGCACCCGACCAGGATCTATTCCAATAACACCGCAAGAGGAGTGTGAGCGCATCTTGCCAGTCATTAAGCAATTGCAAGGATGCGGTGCTTTGATCTCGGTGGATACACGGCACGCCCAAACCATGTATTATGCGTTAGAGGCTGGTGCAAATATTATTAATGATATTTCAGCCTTAGATGATCCTGAGAGCGCAAAGATTATAGCACAAGCAAAATGCCCAGTGATTTTGATGCATATGCGTGGAACGCCCCAGACAATGGGAAATCATGCAACTTATGATAACGTTGTTTATGTTGTGTTGTCAGAGCTTAGTAATAAGATTCAGAAAGCAGAGCAAGCTGGGGTTTTACGGAATCAAATTATCATTGATCCAGGTATTGGGTTTGCAAAAAATCAACAGCATAATTTGTTATTAATAAAGCATTTTTCAGTTTTCGCAAATTTAGGGTGTCGTTTATTATTGGCGGTATCAAGAAAACGATTTATTAAAGAGATTATGAGTAATATCGATTCTGACCATTATGATTGGGGAACTATGGTGGCCTCATTACCTTTTATGATGGTTGGCAATGGGATTATTCGAGTGCATAATGTACCGGCAATGGTACAGACAATGAAAATATGGCAAGCTTTACATTAA
- the tolB gene encoding Tol-Pal system beta propeller repeat protein TolB, which yields MRSIISDQDADILRDALMPRRTVLYGCAVVGGIMVTPLSSTFAQSADNAPGAAEITVDRARNEPIPIVIPNFGSGNGATITQVITDDLNNTGLFKVISSTSSSATPDFASYKAMGARAVVTGNASGGRVEFRLWNTLTGQQIQGTAYSFSGSGDVRRVAHMIGDVIYERMLGEKGYFNTRMAYVAQTGRRSNPTKRLAIMDYDGANSRMLTNGKWLVLTPRFSPVSNQVAFMSYVNNRPRVYLFNLQTGQQRILGDFSGISFAPRFSPDGRSVVMSVTRGAGSDIYVVDLASGSKRQLTSSGAIDTSPCYSPDGSQIVFSSDRGGKQQLYIMSASGGGAHRISYGSGSYAGPVWSPRKDVIAFVRISGGFSLGVMAPDGSGERILTQGYTVESPTFCPNGRVLAFCNQSAAGAGGAGFSSSIKTIDVTGFNERSIRTSTMASGPSWSSSNT from the coding sequence ATGCGTTCGATTATTTCTGATCAAGATGCTGATATTTTACGTGATGCATTAATGCCTCGTCGTACCGTGTTATATGGGTGTGCGGTCGTTGGTGGGATTATGGTGACCCCTTTATCCTCTACTTTTGCACAATCTGCGGACAATGCGCCAGGGGCAGCTGAGATTACTGTAGATCGCGCTCGTAACGAACCTATTCCTATTGTTATTCCAAACTTTGGATCAGGAAATGGCGCAACAATTACACAAGTGATTACCGATGATTTGAATAATACGGGTCTTTTTAAAGTTATCAGCTCGACGTCATCATCAGCAACTCCTGATTTTGCATCTTATAAAGCAATGGGTGCGCGTGCTGTTGTTACAGGGAATGCTTCTGGTGGGCGTGTGGAATTTCGTTTGTGGAACACGTTAACAGGGCAACAAATCCAAGGAACCGCATATTCTTTTTCAGGTAGTGGGGATGTGCGTCGTGTTGCCCATATGATTGGCGATGTGATTTATGAACGTATGTTGGGTGAAAAAGGATATTTTAACACTCGTATGGCTTATGTTGCACAAACTGGGCGTCGTTCGAATCCAACAAAACGCCTAGCGATCATGGATTATGATGGTGCGAATAGCCGTATGTTGACGAATGGAAAATGGTTGGTATTAACTCCTCGTTTCAGTCCAGTCAGCAATCAAGTGGCGTTTATGTCTTATGTAAATAATCGTCCACGTGTTTACTTGTTTAATTTGCAAACGGGTCAACAAAGAATATTAGGCGATTTTTCTGGGATTTCTTTTGCACCCCGTTTCTCCCCTGACGGGCGTTCAGTTGTGATGTCTGTGACTCGTGGTGCTGGATCAGATATTTACGTTGTTGATCTGGCTTCTGGTTCAAAAAGACAATTAACCAGTTCTGGCGCAATTGATACCAGTCCTTGTTATAGCCCAGATGGTTCTCAAATTGTGTTCTCTTCTGATCGTGGTGGAAAACAACAACTTTATATTATGAGTGCCAGTGGTGGTGGTGCGCATCGTATTTCTTATGGTAGTGGAAGTTATGCTGGACCCGTTTGGTCTCCTCGCAAAGATGTGATTGCATTTGTGCGTATTTCTGGTGGTTTCTCCTTAGGGGTGATGGCGCCTGATGGCAGTGGCGAACGTATTTTAACCCAAGGTTATACTGTTGAAAGCCCAACTTTTTGTCCAAATGGTCGTGTCCTAGCTTTCTGTAATCAGTCAGCTGCTGGTGCTGGTGGGGCAGGGTTCTCGTCTTCTATTAAAACCATTGATGTAACTGGATTTAATGAACGTTCAATTCGTACATCGACGATGGCATCAGGACCATCTTGGTCTTCTAGCAACACTTAA
- the tilS gene encoding tRNA lysidine(34) synthetase TilS, whose translation MDELDFAPLLQEEFNQYIDPLGPWGEDTENTPPVAIAVSGGADSLCLALLASRWRRNIYAFIVDHQLRASSGQEAMITQRCLSNLSIPSKILTLNNLNAGAALEERARIARYDALFEACSQKGCVDLLLGHHAGDQAETVLMRIRAGSAADGLAGMALIMDLPNIRLVRPLLSVSPQRLRATLKKENMSWVEDPSNQDMHIRRNQLRKELSTSSKKSGVISTLLRRSREEGRNRMSKDKEQADLLVRQVEVRPEGFALLSVKTMTPRALGAVIRTISGSVYAPVSQSLERLRHLRSMTVGGVKIQPAGRLGDGWLMLREEAVMQQRIKIVPDCIWDQRFRVVIPEGQMKDGIEVGALGDGYKQFANRNTFPSALLRVLPAFWNGETLIAVPYLDVFLQDHVKNWRIIFQPKQPMTQSYLFLGI comes from the coding sequence ATGGATGAGTTAGACTTTGCTCCTTTGCTGCAAGAGGAGTTTAATCAATATATTGATCCTTTGGGACCATGGGGAGAGGATACAGAAAATACTCCTCCCGTAGCGATCGCTGTTTCAGGGGGGGCAGATAGTTTGTGCCTTGCGTTGCTGGCTTCTAGATGGCGTAGAAATATCTATGCGTTTATTGTCGATCATCAATTGCGGGCATCTTCTGGGCAAGAAGCAATGATTACTCAAAGATGCCTATCCAATTTATCTATTCCATCTAAAATTTTAACGCTAAATAATTTGAATGCAGGCGCTGCTTTAGAGGAGCGTGCAAGAATAGCCAGATATGATGCGTTATTTGAAGCTTGTTCCCAAAAAGGCTGTGTTGATTTATTGCTTGGGCACCATGCTGGGGATCAAGCCGAAACAGTCTTAATGCGTATTCGTGCGGGTAGTGCTGCAGATGGCTTGGCAGGTATGGCACTGATTATGGATTTACCTAATATAAGGTTAGTCAGACCATTATTATCTGTATCCCCACAACGATTACGTGCAACCCTTAAAAAAGAAAACATGTCTTGGGTAGAGGACCCATCAAACCAGGATATGCATATTCGACGGAATCAATTACGAAAAGAACTATCTACAAGCTCGAAAAAATCTGGTGTGATCTCTACTTTGTTACGGCGTTCTCGTGAAGAAGGACGCAATCGCATGAGCAAGGATAAAGAACAAGCAGATTTATTGGTTCGGCAAGTTGAGGTAAGACCAGAAGGATTCGCACTTTTATCAGTAAAAACAATGACTCCTAGAGCCTTGGGGGCGGTTATTCGAACAATTTCAGGTTCTGTTTATGCACCAGTATCGCAGTCATTGGAGCGGTTGCGTCATTTACGTTCTATGACTGTTGGTGGTGTTAAAATACAACCTGCAGGACGGTTAGGCGATGGATGGTTAATGTTGCGTGAGGAAGCTGTCATGCAACAAAGAATAAAAATTGTTCCAGATTGTATTTGGGATCAACGTTTTCGTGTTGTGATTCCTGAGGGACAAATGAAAGACGGAATAGAGGTTGGCGCTTTGGGGGATGGATATAAACAATTTGCCAATCGTAATACATTTCCTTCGGCGTTATTAAGGGTATTACCCGCTTTTTGGAATGGTGAAACTTTAATTGCAGTACCGTATTTAGACGTATTTTTACAAGATCATGTTAAAAATTGGCGAATTATTTTTCAGCCTAAACAACCAATGACACAAAGTTATCTTTTTTTAGGTATATAA
- a CDS encoding type 1 glutamine amidotransferase, translated as MRAIILQHAIFEGPGYILSWLHEQGIASDICFLYKPDSPLPNIESANLLIVLGGPMSIYDEEQYPWLTKEKELIKKAIENNIPTLGICFGAQLIADIFGAKVNSAPHKAIGWYPIKAESTSKRNCFHFPDHFTSLFWHKDEFELPEEATLLASSPICKNQAFQIKNHVIGLQFHAQTTPYHLQSMINNASLDLTNDPYIQPSQQLLSAPASFFVQSNQLIYNIISYLLLKCKRKRY; from the coding sequence ATGAGAGCTATTATTTTACAGCATGCGATTTTCGAAGGCCCTGGGTATATCTTATCATGGTTACATGAGCAAGGAATTGCTTCAGATATTTGTTTCCTGTACAAACCGGATTCTCCGCTTCCAAATATTGAATCTGCCAACCTGTTAATTGTTCTAGGTGGACCAATGAGTATTTATGATGAAGAACAATACCCGTGGCTCACCAAAGAAAAAGAACTTATTAAAAAAGCAATTGAAAATAACATTCCGACATTAGGTATATGTTTTGGTGCGCAATTAATTGCTGATATTTTCGGAGCAAAAGTAAACTCTGCCCCCCATAAAGCGATCGGTTGGTATCCTATAAAAGCTGAATCAACCTCAAAGAGAAATTGTTTCCACTTCCCAGATCATTTTACAAGTTTATTTTGGCACAAAGATGAGTTTGAACTTCCAGAAGAGGCAACATTACTTGCATCCAGTCCAATTTGCAAAAACCAAGCGTTTCAAATCAAAAATCATGTTATCGGGTTACAATTTCACGCACAAACAACCCCATATCACTTACAAAGCATGATTAATAACGCGTCCTTGGACCTTACAAATGATCCTTATATTCAGCCCTCTCAACAGCTTTTATCTGCACCAGCCAGCTTCTTTGTGCAAAGTAACCAGCTGATATATAATATAATTTCGTATTTATTATTAAAATGCAAAAGAAAACGGTACTAG
- the glmM gene encoding phosphoglucosamine mutase: protein MSNQRVFFGTDGIRGTANSNPMTVEVAQKLGQAVGLLFKNEGDQRRHQVLIGKDTRLSGYMIESALIAGFLSAGIDVIVVGPMPTPAIAMLTRSLRADLGVMISASHNPYYDNGIKIFDRDGFKLSDAQEIEIERLIQSDLSHRLAGPEQIGRAVRLDDAAGRYIEHAKASFPRQYRLNGLKIVIDCANGAAYKVAPAALWELGAEVISLGCKPNGFNINDKCGSTHPEVLCQAVIEHQADIGIALDGDADRMLLIDETGKVLDGDQILAVIASSWAAKGYLPNKHVVATIMSNMGLERFLKSQNLELLRTQVGDRYVVEKMRELGCIIGGEQSGHMILSNFSTTGDGLIAALQVLAVLVERKQKASVVCNMFSPFPQELRNIRFQGNDPLTHENVQKALKEAEKELGKDGRIILRKSGTEPLIRVMAEAEDYASVDRILTQLCGVIHDVKDC from the coding sequence ATGAGTAATCAAAGAGTTTTTTTTGGAACTGATGGAATTCGTGGCACTGCAAATAGTAACCCAATGACTGTAGAGGTTGCACAAAAGCTGGGGCAAGCGGTTGGTTTGTTATTTAAAAATGAAGGCGATCAAAGGCGTCATCAGGTCTTGATCGGCAAAGATACACGTTTATCAGGCTATATGATTGAAAGTGCATTGATTGCAGGATTTTTATCCGCAGGAATCGATGTAATTGTGGTTGGACCAATGCCCACACCTGCGATTGCCATGTTGACACGGTCATTGCGTGCTGATTTAGGGGTTATGATTTCAGCGTCACATAATCCTTATTATGATAATGGTATCAAGATTTTTGATCGTGACGGGTTTAAGCTCTCTGATGCGCAGGAAATTGAAATTGAACGATTAATACAATCCGACCTTTCCCATCGTTTAGCTGGTCCTGAACAGATAGGGAGAGCCGTTCGTTTGGATGATGCCGCAGGACGTTATATTGAACATGCAAAGGCTTCTTTCCCAAGACAATATCGTCTTAATGGATTGAAAATTGTCATTGATTGTGCGAATGGCGCAGCATATAAAGTTGCCCCCGCAGCATTGTGGGAATTAGGAGCAGAAGTCATTTCTTTGGGATGTAAACCAAATGGATTTAACATTAATGACAAATGTGGTTCCACGCATCCAGAGGTTTTGTGCCAAGCCGTTATAGAGCATCAAGCGGATATTGGTATTGCGCTTGATGGTGACGCTGATCGAATGTTGTTGATTGATGAGACTGGAAAAGTTCTTGATGGCGATCAAATTCTTGCGGTGATTGCCTCCTCTTGGGCTGCCAAAGGTTATTTGCCAAACAAACATGTCGTTGCTACTATCATGTCAAATATGGGCTTGGAACGCTTTTTAAAATCTCAAAATCTTGAACTGTTAAGAACGCAGGTGGGTGATCGTTATGTTGTCGAAAAAATGCGTGAGCTGGGATGTATTATTGGTGGGGAACAATCTGGACATATGATTTTGTCTAATTTTTCCACAACAGGCGATGGGCTGATTGCTGCATTACAAGTATTGGCTGTTTTAGTTGAAAGAAAACAAAAAGCCAGCGTTGTTTGTAATATGTTTTCCCCATTTCCTCAGGAATTAAGAAACATACGGTTTCAAGGGAATGATCCATTAACACATGAAAATGTTCAAAAAGCGTTGAAAGAAGCAGAAAAGGAATTGGGCAAGGACGGTCGTATTATTTTAAGGAAAAGTGGCACTGAACCTTTGATACGAGTGATGGCAGAGGCAGAGGATTATGCGAGTGTTGACCGTATCCTAACACAACTATGTGGGGTTATTCACGACGTGAAGGATTGCTAG
- the ykgO gene encoding type B 50S ribosomal protein L36, with protein sequence MKIRNSLRSAKLRDKDCRIVRRHGRVYVINKKNPRMKARQG encoded by the coding sequence ATGAAAATTAGAAACAGCTTACGTTCGGCTAAATTGCGTGACAAAGATTGCCGTATCGTTCGTCGTCATGGAAGAGTATATGTTATTAATAAGAAAAACCCGCGTATGAAAGCACGTCAAGGTTAA
- a CDS encoding tol-pal system YbgF family protein, producing the protein MLFFETRVVKQSEYLSYKKLFRGALLGVFLLSGGMTGRAFAQDVSSRDVISLQNQIESLKAQVTQLQQTNSFSGNSDRRSKSSNSNTSDGNPSGLLPELLTRVNNLEDQQRVMRGQLDDLTNQFQTKIDLLNKKIDDANFAAGGNSSGSAAPVAKVSQAETAASETSKPVARAGDSLKDGQQALLGKNYSQAESIARNIIATPQGKKSVPAHFLLAQSLAGQQRYKDASVGYFDIYKKFPDSTRAPEALLGVGITLLKNGDSAASCQALNLLNSKYPNASSRIKSAASSLHKRAKCP; encoded by the coding sequence ATGCTATTTTTTGAAACTCGTGTTGTAAAACAATCAGAATATTTATCGTATAAAAAACTATTTAGAGGCGCATTATTGGGGGTGTTTTTACTTTCAGGAGGGATGACTGGGCGTGCTTTTGCGCAAGATGTGTCCAGTCGCGATGTTATTTCATTGCAAAATCAAATCGAATCCTTAAAAGCACAGGTCACTCAATTACAACAAACAAATTCCTTTTCTGGTAATTCAGATCGCCGTTCTAAGAGTAGTAACAGCAATACAAGCGACGGTAATCCCAGTGGGTTATTGCCTGAGTTATTGACAAGAGTAAATAATTTAGAAGACCAGCAACGTGTGATGCGCGGTCAACTGGATGATTTAACCAACCAATTTCAAACAAAAATTGATTTATTAAATAAGAAAATTGATGATGCGAATTTTGCTGCGGGTGGAAATAGTAGTGGATCGGCTGCGCCTGTTGCTAAGGTGTCACAGGCTGAAACTGCTGCATCTGAAACATCAAAACCAGTAGCGAGAGCAGGGGATTCTTTAAAGGATGGTCAACAAGCGTTGTTGGGTAAAAATTATTCTCAGGCAGAATCGATTGCTCGAAATATCATTGCGACTCCACAAGGTAAAAAATCTGTTCCTGCGCATTTCTTATTGGCACAATCTTTGGCTGGACAACAACGTTACAAAGATGCTTCTGTTGGGTATTTTGATATTTATAAAAAATTCCCAGACTCAACCCGTGCCCCCGAAGCATTATTGGGCGTAGGGATTACATTATTGAAAAATGGTGATAGTGCAGCTTCTTGCCAAGCACTTAATTTATTGAATAGTAAATATCCAAATGCTTCTAGCCGTATTAAAAGCGCGGCATCAAGTTTACATAAAAGGGCAAAATGCCCTTAA
- the pal gene encoding peptidoglycan-associated lipoprotein Pal, with product MKLKLLGAFGAALMLAACGHSDDKGASTGNGAGQQTVSGVVPGSQADLVANVGDRIFFPFNSNNLTSDARSTLNRQSEWLKRYPNVQVMVAGNCDDRGTEEYNIALGSRRANAARDYLVSLGVSPDRITTISYGKDRPVAEGDNEESYAQNRNATTSVR from the coding sequence ATGAAATTAAAGCTTCTTGGTGCTTTTGGTGCTGCATTGATGCTTGCTGCTTGCGGACACAGTGATGATAAAGGTGCGTCAACAGGAAATGGTGCTGGCCAACAAACTGTTAGTGGAGTAGTTCCTGGTAGTCAAGCTGATTTGGTTGCTAATGTTGGTGATCGTATTTTTTTCCCGTTCAATTCAAATAATTTGACTAGCGATGCACGTTCAACATTAAACCGTCAATCAGAATGGTTAAAACGTTATCCAAATGTACAAGTTATGGTTGCTGGTAACTGCGATGATCGCGGAACAGAAGAATATAACATTGCGTTGGGTTCACGTCGTGCAAATGCTGCTCGTGATTACTTGGTATCTTTGGGTGTATCTCCTGATCGTATTACAACGATCTCTTATGGTAAAGATCGCCCAGTTGCAGAAGGTGATAACGAAGAATCATACGCACAAAATCGTAATGCGACAACTTCTGTACGTTAA
- a CDS encoding hydrogen peroxide-inducible genes activator → MDILPSPQQLRYLIALSEQRHFGKAANVCSVTQSTLSAGILNLERQFDVAILDRTAGKRVVFTPIGEEVIIQAKVALQGLESVRDVIHFVQEPFSSSLRLGIIPTVAPYILPDVIQNIRQNYPKLTLSLHEDLTENLMEKLAIGHLDLLVIAMPCDCSGAETFFLFKDEFFIIMPKGHPLEKFDRVRLDQIEAKEIISLQDGHCLKDQTLDMCRQGQNFKTVSDSQNDFTASSLKTIINMVGIGLGVAFIPKMAIESEIGDRSDIVIRPLEGNPTCRTIGLAWRRNSLRASEFKQFEKVFQNLKI, encoded by the coding sequence ATGGACATTCTTCCTTCACCACAACAGCTGCGTTATTTGATTGCTCTTTCTGAACAAAGACACTTTGGAAAAGCTGCAAATGTCTGTTCTGTCACACAATCGACATTGTCTGCGGGGATATTAAATCTTGAACGCCAATTTGATGTTGCCATTTTGGATCGAACTGCTGGGAAACGGGTCGTTTTTACACCAATAGGCGAAGAGGTAATTATTCAAGCAAAAGTTGCTTTACAAGGACTAGAATCGGTTCGGGATGTAATCCATTTTGTACAAGAACCTTTTTCATCATCATTAAGATTAGGAATTATTCCAACAGTAGCCCCTTATATATTACCTGATGTTATTCAAAATATACGGCAGAATTATCCTAAATTAACATTAAGTCTTCACGAAGATTTGACAGAAAATCTAATGGAGAAACTTGCCATTGGCCACTTAGATTTATTGGTTATTGCAATGCCTTGTGATTGCAGCGGTGCAGAAACTTTCTTTTTATTTAAAGATGAATTTTTTATCATTATGCCAAAGGGACATCCATTGGAAAAATTTGATCGGGTGCGTTTAGATCAAATAGAAGCCAAAGAAATCATTTCTTTACAAGATGGCCATTGTTTAAAAGATCAAACGTTGGATATGTGTCGACAAGGGCAAAATTTTAAAACAGTTTCAGATTCGCAAAATGACTTTACGGCATCCTCTCTTAAAACAATTATTAATATGGTTGGTATTGGGCTAGGGGTGGCGTTTATTCCAAAAATGGCAATAGAGAGTGAAATTGGCGATCGTTCTGATATTGTGATTCGGCCTTTGGAAGGGAATCCGACATGCAGAACGATTGGTTTGGCTTGGCGAAGGAATTCTTTAAGGGCAAGCGAATTCAAACAATTCGAAAAAGTATTCCAAAATTTAAAAATATAG
- a CDS encoding peroxiredoxin produces the protein MLTVGDQFPSFSLDAVAAGQAGLDQGAEGKFQTISNKDDSGKWKLFFFWPMDFTFICPTEIVAFSDLHKEFTERNTAVYGLSIDSAFVHLNWRLHNDQLKNLQIPMLADNKRELSSALGVLHYAAGVNLRATFIVDPTGVIRHVSANDLSVGRNPAEFIRILDALQDGGLCPCSWKKGEATL, from the coding sequence ATGTTAACAGTTGGCGATCAATTCCCTTCATTTAGTTTAGATGCAGTTGCTGCTGGACAAGCAGGCTTGGATCAAGGTGCAGAAGGCAAATTCCAAACCATCTCTAACAAAGATGACAGTGGAAAATGGAAACTATTCTTTTTCTGGCCAATGGATTTTACTTTTATTTGCCCAACAGAAATCGTTGCATTTAGCGATCTACACAAAGAATTCACAGAACGTAACACCGCTGTTTATGGTCTCTCAATTGATTCTGCTTTCGTTCATTTAAATTGGCGTTTGCACAACGACCAATTGAAAAACCTTCAAATCCCAATGCTTGCAGACAATAAACGCGAGCTTTCTTCCGCACTTGGTGTGTTACATTATGCTGCAGGTGTTAACCTACGTGCAACATTTATTGTTGACCCAACAGGCGTAATCCGCCACGTCAGCGCAAATGATTTATCAGTTGGTCGTAATCCAGCTGAATTCATCCGCATTCTTGATGCGTTACAAGATGGTGGTCTATGCCCATGTAGCTGGAAAAAAGGTGAAGCAACTCTATAA
- the ftsH gene encoding ATP-dependent zinc metalloprotease FtsH — protein sequence MNKKNFGRNLSLWVVVIVMVMLAAGFFRPDTAQTTGEQVNYSQFISNIDQGKVKSVVIQDRNLSGKYKDDKTFTTYLPPSTNDLLAKLSSKDVSIEAKPLDNQPNLFWRLIINLLPTLLIIGLFILLMRNMQGAGGKAMGFGKSKAKMLTEKQGRVTFADVAGIDEAKAELEEIVEYLKDSQKFQRLGGKIPKGVLLVGPPGTGKTLLARAIAGEANVPFFTISGSDFVEMFVGVGASRVRDMFEQGKKAAPCIIFIDEIDAVGRHRGVGMGGGNDEREQTLNQMLVEMDGFDSSESVILIAATNRPDVLDPALLRPGRFDRQVVVPNPDVAGREKILRVHMRKVPVTSDVDPKVIARGTPGFSGADLANLVNEAALLAARLNRRTVSMLEFENAKDKVMMGAERRSLVMSDEEKRNTAYHEAGHALCALLIPGCDPVHKATIIPRGRALGMVMSLPEGDRYSETKLRCKARLVLAMGGRCGEELAFGSENITSGASSDIQMATNLAHNMVTEWGMSEKLGMVNYGDGEQGYWQKPSKSGLTIREIEIEVKQLIDEAYTRAMNLLTEHREKWERLAEGLLEYETLNADEIQRVLRGEKIERSFVDDTTKNLRSSVPEIAPTEEIETSSEKKQTEDDHKETSLKLDKSEDKTDPTA from the coding sequence ATGAACAAAAAGAATTTTGGCCGTAATTTAAGTTTATGGGTTGTTGTGATCGTGATGGTCATGCTGGCTGCTGGATTTTTCCGTCCAGATACAGCGCAAACTACTGGGGAACAAGTTAATTATTCACAGTTCATCAGTAATATCGATCAAGGAAAAGTTAAATCTGTCGTTATTCAAGATCGTAATTTAAGCGGTAAATATAAGGACGACAAGACTTTTACCACCTATTTGCCGCCCTCTACGAATGATTTGCTTGCAAAACTATCAAGTAAAGATGTCTCTATCGAAGCAAAACCATTGGATAATCAACCCAATTTATTTTGGCGTTTGATTATTAATTTGCTTCCGACTTTGTTGATTATTGGGCTGTTTATTTTACTGATGCGCAATATGCAAGGTGCTGGTGGTAAAGCCATGGGATTTGGAAAATCCAAAGCCAAAATGTTGACCGAGAAGCAAGGTCGAGTCACATTTGCAGACGTTGCGGGTATTGATGAAGCCAAAGCTGAGTTAGAGGAAATTGTTGAGTATTTAAAAGATTCTCAAAAATTCCAACGTTTGGGTGGTAAAATCCCTAAAGGGGTTTTGTTGGTTGGACCTCCTGGAACAGGTAAAACATTATTGGCACGTGCTATTGCTGGTGAAGCAAATGTTCCATTCTTTACAATTTCAGGTTCAGACTTTGTTGAGATGTTTGTAGGGGTCGGGGCTTCTCGTGTTCGTGATATGTTTGAGCAAGGGAAAAAAGCTGCACCTTGTATTATTTTTATCGATGAAATTGATGCTGTCGGTCGTCATCGTGGTGTCGGCATGGGTGGTGGAAACGATGAGCGTGAACAAACATTGAACCAAATGTTGGTAGAGATGGATGGGTTTGATAGTAGCGAAAGCGTTATTTTGATTGCTGCAACAAACCGTCCAGATGTTCTTGATCCTGCATTGTTGCGTCCTGGGCGTTTTGACCGTCAAGTGGTTGTTCCAAATCCTGATGTTGCCGGGCGTGAAAAGATTTTGCGTGTGCATATGCGTAAAGTCCCCGTCACAAGTGATGTTGATCCAAAAGTAATTGCCAGAGGTACTCCAGGTTTTTCCGGTGCAGATCTTGCAAACCTAGTCAATGAAGCGGCTTTGTTGGCAGCACGTTTAAATCGTCGCACCGTTTCGATGCTCGAGTTTGAAAATGCCAAAGATAAAGTCATGATGGGTGCAGAGCGTCGCTCGTTGGTGATGAGTGATGAAGAGAAAAGAAATACGGCTTATCATGAAGCAGGACATGCGCTTTGTGCGCTATTAATTCCTGGCTGTGATCCTGTGCATAAAGCTACCATTATTCCTCGTGGTCGTGCGTTGGGAATGGTGATGAGTTTGCCTGAAGGGGATCGCTATTCTGAAACCAAGTTAAGGTGTAAGGCTCGTCTTGTCTTGGCGATGGGCGGACGTTGTGGTGAAGAGCTGGCTTTTGGTTCTGAAAATATTACCAGTGGCGCGTCAAGTGATATTCAAATGGCAACAAACCTTGCCCATAATATGGTGACTGAATGGGGAATGAGTGAAAAGCTCGGTATGGTCAATTATGGTGATGGTGAGCAAGGTTATTGGCAAAAACCAAGCAAATCAGGGTTGACTATTCGAGAAATTGAAATTGAAGTGAAACAATTGATCGATGAAGCCTATACCCGTGCCATGAATTTGTTGACTGAACATAGGGAAAAATGGGAGCGCCTAGCCGAAGGATTGTTAGAATATGAAACATTAAACGCCGATGAAATCCAACGTGTTTTACGTGGTGAAAAAATAGAGCGTAGTTTTGTAGACGATACAACAAAAAATCTTCGGTCATCTGTTCCTGAAATTGCACCTACGGAAGAAATAGAGACTTCATCTGAAAAAAAACAGACAGAAGATGATCATAAAGAAACATCTTTGAAGCTGGATAAATCAGAAGATAAAACAGATCCAACAGCGTAG